A stretch of Mesorhizobium sp. M2A.F.Ca.ET.046.03.2.1 DNA encodes these proteins:
- the nifA gene encoding nif-specific transcriptional activator NifA, whose translation MAHMLRDQVGEIASRNTPPEPAVEAVRNADSLLRGIYEISKLLTAPARLEITLANVANVLSSFVQMRRGAIVVLDAEGQPQISATSGGTVPQSGAGSVVPQAVIDKIAATGVPIVIQDTRTSELFQADPQSSSDTTATAFIGVPLKAEEKIFGALSIDRVRNGTTRFCYEEDLRFLAMVANLVGRTIRLHRTLSTARQPLIEQPRPEESLDEDRTRSAPRPHVKIDGIIGESPALKQVLEIVSVVARTNSTVLLRGESGTGKEFFAQAIHKLSHRSEKSFVKLNCAALPESVLESELFGHEKGAFTGAILQRAGRFELANGGTLLLDEIGEISPAFQAKLLRVLQEGELERVGGTRTLKVDVRLICATNKDLEAAVRNGEFRADLYYRINVVPIVLPPLRERPGDIPRLAKALLDRFNKENHRDLAFTPSALDLISQCYFPGNVRELENCVRRTATLARSTTITPSDFACQNSQCLSSLLWKGVARSHGGYAVDESARGNMMPVASPMPAPRVGASQDEASPGKTCDPNHPACPAMNPRLTERDRLIDAMEKAGWVQARAARVLGLTPRQVGYALRRHRIGVKKF comes from the coding sequence ATGGCTCACATGCTTCGAGATCAGGTCGGTGAAATTGCATCTCGGAACACCCCGCCTGAACCTGCGGTCGAAGCCGTGCGCAATGCGGACAGCTTGCTCAGGGGAATCTACGAGATATCCAAGCTTCTGACTGCCCCGGCCCGGCTGGAGATTACGCTTGCCAATGTCGCGAATGTCCTCTCCTCGTTTGTGCAAATGCGTCGTGGTGCAATCGTCGTCCTGGACGCTGAAGGTCAGCCGCAGATTAGCGCAACTAGCGGCGGCACTGTGCCTCAATCAGGCGCCGGCAGCGTCGTACCCCAGGCCGTAATAGACAAGATCGCCGCTACCGGAGTGCCGATCGTCATACAAGACACACGCACGTCTGAGCTATTTCAGGCTGATCCTCAATCGAGCAGCGATACGACCGCAACTGCCTTTATCGGTGTCCCGCTAAAGGCAGAGGAAAAGATCTTCGGGGCACTGTCGATTGACCGCGTCAGGAACGGTACCACCAGGTTCTGCTACGAGGAGGACTTACGCTTCCTGGCCATGGTCGCCAATCTGGTCGGCCGGACCATCCGCCTCCATCGCACTTTAAGCACAGCTCGTCAGCCACTTATCGAGCAACCGAGACCAGAGGAGTCGCTCGACGAGGATAGGACCCGTTCGGCCCCGCGTCCGCATGTCAAGATCGACGGAATCATTGGAGAAAGTCCCGCACTCAAGCAGGTGCTCGAGATCGTCTCGGTCGTGGCCAGGACCAATTCCACCGTGCTTCTGCGAGGCGAAAGCGGTACCGGCAAGGAGTTCTTTGCGCAGGCCATCCATAAGCTTTCACATCGAAGTGAGAAATCCTTCGTCAAATTGAACTGCGCCGCACTGCCCGAAAGTGTTTTGGAATCGGAGCTCTTCGGGCACGAGAAGGGCGCCTTCACCGGGGCTATCCTGCAGCGCGCCGGCCGGTTCGAATTGGCGAATGGCGGAACCCTGCTGCTTGATGAAATCGGCGAGATTTCGCCTGCCTTTCAAGCCAAGCTGTTGCGCGTCTTGCAGGAAGGAGAACTGGAGCGAGTGGGCGGCACTAGGACCCTAAAGGTTGATGTGCGGCTCATATGCGCCACCAATAAGGACCTCGAGGCGGCTGTCCGGAATGGAGAGTTCAGGGCCGACCTTTATTACCGCATCAATGTGGTGCCAATAGTCCTGCCTCCCCTCAGAGAACGGCCGGGCGATATTCCACGCCTTGCGAAAGCTCTCCTCGACCGATTCAACAAGGAGAACCATCGCGATCTTGCCTTCACGCCGTCGGCGCTTGACCTGATCTCGCAATGCTATTTCCCTGGCAACGTGCGTGAGTTGGAGAATTGTGTGCGACGGACGGCTACACTTGCGCGTTCAACGACAATAACTCCGTCGGATTTCGCCTGCCAGAACAGCCAGTGCCTTTCTTCGCTTCTGTGGAAAGGAGTCGCCCGTTCACATGGCGGCTATGCCGTCGACGAGTCCGCACGTGGCAATATGATGCCGGTTGCATCGCCGATGCCTGCCCCGCGAGTCGGCGCCTCACAGGATGAGGCATCGCCCGGCAAGACCTGCGACCCCAACCATCCCGCCTGCCCTGCAATGAACCCGCGTCTGACGGAACGCGACCGGCTGATCGATGCGATGGAGAAGGCCGGCTGGGTTCAGGCCAGGGCGGCTCGTGTCCTCGGTCTCACGCCGCGCCAGGTCGGCTATGCTTTGCGCCGGCATCGTATCGGCGTGAAGAAGTTCTAA
- the nifB gene encoding nitrogenase cofactor biosynthesis protein NifB, producing the protein MSAPMISPQDLSGTTFFDQSPARAKSTGCASSSCGSSAKPHEMDTAVWEKIKDHPCFSEEAHHYFARMHVAVAPACNIQCNYCNRKYDCANESRPGVVSERLTPDQALRKVIEVANEVPQLSVLGIAGPGDACYDWKNTRATFERVAKEIPDIKLCISTNGLALPDHVAELAEMNVDHVTITINMVDPQIGTKIYPWIFYDHRRYTGVEAATILHERQMSGLEMLTARGILTKINSVMIPGVNDEHLIEVNKWVKERGAFLHNVMPLISDPAHGTHYGLSGQRWPKAMELKALQDRLEGGAKLMRHCRQCRADAVGLLGEDRGQEFTLDRLPDKVTYNASKRETYRAVVARERGDRMAAKSEALGMVKTASSGKSLLVAVATKGGGRINVHFGHAKEFQVYEASPKGISFVGHRKVEQYCLGGWAEDKSLDGLISTLEGVDILLCARIGNCPEDRLKEGGIRATDAYGYDYIETAIGALYAAEFGGEPLAATA; encoded by the coding sequence ATGTCCGCACCGATGATTTCGCCACAGGACCTTTCCGGCACGACATTTTTCGATCAGTCGCCGGCGAGAGCGAAATCCACTGGTTGCGCATCTTCATCCTGCGGCTCCTCCGCAAAACCGCACGAGATGGACACAGCTGTCTGGGAGAAGATCAAGGATCATCCCTGCTTTTCAGAGGAAGCGCACCACTATTTCGCGCGAATGCATGTGGCGGTCGCCCCGGCGTGCAATATCCAGTGCAACTACTGCAATCGCAAATATGACTGCGCCAACGAGAGCCGGCCCGGGGTCGTCTCGGAAAGACTGACGCCCGACCAGGCGCTGCGCAAGGTGATCGAGGTCGCCAACGAAGTGCCGCAGCTTTCCGTACTTGGCATCGCCGGACCGGGCGATGCCTGTTACGACTGGAAGAACACAAGGGCGACATTTGAACGGGTCGCCAAGGAAATCCCCGATATCAAGCTGTGCATCTCCACCAACGGGCTCGCGCTGCCAGACCACGTCGCCGAGCTTGCCGAAATGAATGTCGATCACGTGACGATCACCATCAACATGGTCGACCCGCAGATCGGTACCAAGATCTACCCGTGGATCTTCTATGATCACCGCCGTTATACCGGCGTCGAGGCAGCCACGATCCTGCACGAACGACAGATGTCGGGGCTGGAGATGCTGACGGCGCGCGGCATCCTGACCAAGATCAATTCGGTAATGATCCCCGGGGTGAACGACGAGCACCTGATCGAGGTGAATAAATGGGTCAAGGAGCGCGGCGCGTTCCTGCACAATGTCATGCCGCTGATTTCCGACCCGGCACACGGTACGCATTACGGCCTGAGCGGGCAGCGCTGGCCCAAGGCAATGGAGCTGAAGGCCCTTCAGGATCGTCTCGAGGGCGGCGCCAAGCTGATGCGCCACTGCCGGCAGTGCCGGGCCGATGCTGTCGGCCTGCTCGGCGAGGATCGCGGCCAGGAATTCACGCTCGACCGGCTTCCCGACAAGGTCACCTACAACGCCAGCAAGCGCGAGACCTATCGGGCGGTGGTCGCGCGCGAGCGGGGCGATCGCATGGCGGCCAAGAGCGAGGCGCTCGGGATGGTGAAGACCGCGAGCTCCGGCAAGTCGCTTCTTGTCGCGGTAGCGACCAAGGGTGGCGGCCGCATCAACGTGCATTTCGGCCATGCGAAGGAATTCCAGGTTTATGAGGCCTCGCCGAAAGGGATCAGCTTCGTCGGTCATCGCAAGGTCGAGCAGTATTGCCTCGGCGGCTGGGCCGAGGACAAGAGTCTCGACGGCCTCATCTCTACGCTCGAAGGCGTAGACATCTTGCTGTGCGCGAGAATTGGAAATTGCCCAGAGGATCGACTCAAGGAAGGCGGCATCCGAGCAACGGATGCTTACGGGTATGACTACATCGAGACCGCCATCGGCGCGCTTTACGCCGCCGAATTTGGGGGCGAGCCACTGGCGGCGACGGCCTGA
- a CDS encoding 4Fe-4S binding protein, with protein MAFKIIASQCTQCGACEFECPSGAIKFKGEAYVIDPKKCTECEGAFETQQCASVCPVSKTCVPA; from the coding sequence ATGGCCTTTAAGATCATCGCTTCCCAATGTACCCAGTGCGGCGCTTGCGAGTTTGAATGCCCTTCCGGAGCGATCAAGTTCAAGGGCGAGGCCTACGTGATCGATCCGAAAAAGTGCACCGAATGCGAGGGGGCCTTCGAAACGCAGCAATGCGCCTCGGTATGTCCGGTGTCGAAGACTTGCGTCCCCGCCTGA
- a CDS encoding nitrogen fixation protein NifZ, whose translation MSLGRDQDVEIRSPPRFMPGERVRAIRHVKNDGTYPGKEIGENLVRKGDQGYVRDIGTFLQQFYIYAVEWVDRGTVVGMRARELMSLDTAGIACTAEIGAGFDEGTAG comes from the coding sequence ATGAGCCTCGGACGCGATCAGGACGTCGAAATCCGTTCACCCCCGCGATTCATGCCGGGTGAGCGTGTCCGCGCCATTCGCCACGTAAAAAATGACGGCACCTATCCTGGCAAGGAGATCGGCGAAAACCTGGTGCGCAAGGGCGATCAAGGCTATGTGCGCGACATCGGCACCTTTCTCCAGCAGTTCTACATCTATGCGGTGGAATGGGTCGATCGCGGCACCGTCGTCGGCATGCGTGCACGTGAACTCATGAGCCTTGATACGGCTGGGATTGCTTGCACTGCCGAAATCGGCGCTGGGTTTGACGAAGGAACGGCCGGATGA
- the nifT gene encoding putative nitrogen fixation protein NifT has protein sequence MKVMIRRTGAGLSAYIPKKDIEEPIIKVDNEHLWGGAVTLKNGWRLVLPDLPRDTPLPITVEARKISDED, from the coding sequence ATGAAGGTAATGATCCGCAGGACCGGTGCTGGCTTGTCGGCATATATTCCCAAAAAGGATATCGAAGAGCCGATCATCAAGGTCGACAACGAACACTTATGGGGTGGAGCTGTGACGCTGAAGAACGGCTGGCGGTTAGTCCTGCCCGACCTTCCGCGGGATACGCCTTTGCCGATTACCGTGGAGGCAAGGAAGATTTCCGACGAGGACTGA
- a CDS encoding SIR2 family protein — MNTMTSGHLVVVRDSFAERQLDLLKKALAADEVIPYLGPGLLEIRSAGPPVPHTPEAVAAALNKRTPAPSKIRTNMWSVAQYIEQRRHRRTLQVWMAEIFAAPVVPTILHAWLATLPLSVIVDSWYDGAMRAALIQARRTDVVEIQGVTRAHEIGDIWTKAYDLSGILLESAPAAKTVLYAPHGGARPAANFLVADSDYVEVLSEIDIQTPIPDLVKERRASRGLFFLGCRFNDQMLRTYARQIMKRSHGPHFAAIDTATLTRNERRFLAERAITVIDMPTGQAAARLVGLGKTLHESKSAIA, encoded by the coding sequence ATGAACACAATGACCTCAGGCCACCTCGTGGTCGTTCGGGACAGTTTTGCCGAAAGGCAGCTTGACCTTTTGAAGAAAGCGCTCGCGGCCGACGAGGTCATCCCCTATCTCGGCCCAGGTCTGCTTGAGATCCGCTCCGCGGGACCGCCCGTACCGCATACCCCCGAAGCCGTTGCCGCAGCGCTCAACAAGCGCACGCCGGCCCCTTCGAAGATTCGCACCAACATGTGGTCGGTAGCGCAGTATATCGAACAGCGCCGGCACCGCCGGACCCTTCAAGTTTGGATGGCCGAAATATTCGCGGCCCCAGTGGTGCCGACCATCTTGCATGCCTGGCTTGCAACGCTGCCGCTCTCCGTGATCGTCGACAGCTGGTACGACGGTGCCATGCGCGCGGCTCTAATACAGGCCCGCCGAACGGACGTCGTCGAAATACAGGGCGTGACACGGGCGCACGAGATCGGTGACATTTGGACGAAAGCCTACGATTTGTCCGGGATATTACTCGAATCCGCACCAGCGGCGAAGACGGTTCTCTACGCCCCTCACGGCGGTGCCAGGCCGGCCGCAAACTTCCTCGTGGCAGATTCCGACTACGTTGAAGTGCTGAGCGAAATCGACATCCAAACGCCGATCCCTGACCTGGTGAAGGAACGGCGAGCCAGCCGTGGTCTTTTCTTCCTCGGCTGCCGCTTCAACGATCAGATGCTACGCACCTATGCCCGACAGATTATGAAGCGCTCTCATGGCCCACATTTTGCGGCAATCGATACAGCAACGCTGACCAGGAACGAGCGGCGCTTCCTTGCAGAAAGGGCAATCACGGTCATTGACATGCCTACGGGTCAAGCGGCGGCCCGTCTGGTCGGACTGGGCAAGACATTGCATGAAAGCAAAAGTGCAATCGCTTGA